One Urechidicola croceus genomic window, ATAGCTTTTGCTTTAAGTAAGCATTCTTCATATTCTTTTTCAGGAATTGATTTTGCAGTAATTGCCCCGCCAACAGAATATGAAATGTATTTTTCAGATTCATTATATAAAATACTTCTAATTACCACATTAAAATCAAAATTTCCGGATGGAGTGAAATATCCAACAGCGCCTGAATATAAACCACGTTTTGTTTCTTCAAGTTCTTCGATGATTTTCATTGCACTTATTTTAGGAGCTCCAGTCATACTTCCCATCGGGAAGAGACTTTTGATTATATCAACGGAATTGGTTTCTGATTTTACTTCTGAAACAACTGTTGAAATCAATTGATGTACTTGTTTAAATGTATAGACTTTGCATAACTCGGCAACTTTAACACTTCCTTTTATAGCAGTTCTAGAAAGGTCATTTCTTACCAAATCAACAATCATTATATTTTCAGCTCTCTCTTTTAAATCATTTTCAAGTTGAAATTTTAAATCAATATCTTCAATAGGAGTTTCACCTCTTTTAATGGTTCCTTTAATTGGTTGAGAAATCACTTTATTTTCACTTCTTTTTAAAAACCTTTCTGGAGATGCAGAAAGTAGAAACTTGTCATCCAATTTTAAGTATGTTGCAAACGGAGGAGTAGAAATTTCATTTAAATTTTGATATACTTCAAAAGGGTTTATTTCAGAGTTTTCAGCATAAAATTCTTGACAAAAACTTACTTCATAAATATCGCCTCTTAAAATGTGGGCTAAGACTTTACTAATTTTGTCAAAATATTCATCTTTATGAATACGAAGTTTTATTTTTATATCATTTGGTTGGTGAAAATCAGTTAATTTGATGTTTATTATTTCTTCTAAATCAGATTCAATCTCATTTTCAAAAGTTTCCAAATAACTTATTTTGACAGTATTTCCTTTGATGAAAAATATTTTTTTTG contains:
- the pabB gene encoding aminodeoxychorismate synthase component I, with amino-acid sequence MQRTERIFSSNTINEFKSKLLAWAQKFDKISWLDSNNSSENKNSEILSEFDAVLAVDMHSEIQCDCDDSFGILKEYQQITKDYIFGYLGYDLKNDIENLQSKNFDGLHFPDLYFFQPKKIFFIKGNTVKISYLETFENEIESDLEEIINIKLTDFHQPNDIKIKLRIHKDEYFDKISKVLAHILRGDIYEVSFCQEFYAENSEINPFEVYQNLNEISTPPFATYLKLDDKFLLSASPERFLKRSENKVISQPIKGTIKRGETPIEDIDLKFQLENDLKERAENIMIVDLVRNDLSRTAIKGSVKVAELCKVYTFKQVHQLISTVVSEVKSETNSVDIIKSLFPMGSMTGAPKISAMKIIEELEETKRGLYSGAVGYFTPSGNFDFNVVIRSILYNESEKYISYSVGGAITAKSIPEKEYEECLLKAKAMREVLLNTNS